The genomic DNA TGGCTGACTGGCTCAGGGCAAGTCCCGCCACAGGTTTCCCAAATAGGTGGGACCGGAGATGCCCGGCGATGACAACAGACGGCTCAACGGTCCGCGGAGATCGGGGAGCATCGAGAAGCCGGAAATATCCCGAATGGGCACGAACCGGGCTTGGCACAGCCGGGGATCACTACCCTTTGTCAGAATTCCCCCTCGAACCTCCCCCCAGAAACAGATGTTTACGATGTGGCATCGCTTGTCAGGCGAAAGGCTGTCGTTGACCAGCGCAATGTCCCCAACCGAGATGTCCAGGCCGGTTTCCTCTCGAACCTCGCGCTGCAGCGCTTCGGCAAGAGATTCCCCGAAGTTCACACCGCCGCCGGGAAGGAGCCAATACGTTTGCCCCTCTTTCTGGTGCTGCACGAGGAGAACACTGTCGCCTTTGCGCAAGATCGCGGCGGCGCGGATACGTGGAACCGGCGGCAATCCACCATTCTCGGTCATACGATGTACTCGGCCACCTGGCGCCGGAGCACGGGGTCGATCTCGGCGTCGAGCACCACCACGTTGTCTTCATACTCCTGGCGCAGGACTTTTCCGGCATCGTGCACCCGGGCCACAATGCCGCCCTTGTGCTGAGGAATGCGGAGCTGAACGCGGCACAATTGCGGCGTCAGATTTGCATCGATGGCACGGAGCAAATCCTCGATGCCGGCCCCGGTCTTCGCTGAAACGCGCACGCCCCGCCCGAAACGCGCCTCCAACTCGTGGGCCTGCGTCGGCGTGGCGATATCCATCTTGTTCAGCACGAGAACACTCGGTTTCTCCCCTACCTCGATCTCATCGAGAACGCCGCGCACGGCTTTCATGTGTTCTTCAGCGGCGGAATGGGATGCATCGACAATCATCAACAGCACATCCGCTTCGTTGACCTCCTCGAGCGTGGCGCGGAAGGCTGCAACGAGCGAATGCGGGAGATTACGGATGAACCCTACCGTGTCCGTGAAAGTTACCTCGCGGCCGCTCGGCAAGGCGCGTCTGCGGGTGGTGGTGTCCAACGTAGCGAACAGCTTGTCCTCAACGAACGCACCCGCCCGGGTCAGGGCGTTCAGCAATGACGACTTTCCCGCGTTCGTGTAACCGACGAGTGCGACGGTTCCGATCCCGCCCTCAATACGGCGTTTGCGCTGGATGCGGCGGCGGTTACGAGTGCCTTCCAACTCCGCCTTGAAACGGCGGATGCGTTCGCGCACCACCCGGCGGTCCACTTCAAGCTTCTGTTCGCCGGGTCCGCGCACCCCGATGCCGCCCTGCTGGCGCATCATCGCCGAGCCGCGGCCCGTGAGACGCGGAAGGAGGTATTCGAGTTGGGCCAGTTCGACCTGGTGCTTGCCCTCGTTGGATTGGGCGCGCAACGCGAAAATGTCCAGAATCAACTGGGTGCGATCGACGACCTTTATCCCCAGGGCGTCGCCAATGTTGGCGCACTGGCTTGGCGCGAGGTTACAGTCGAAGATCGCCAGACCGGCTTCGTGCTCTTCACACGCCGCTTTAAGAACGTCGAGTTTGCCGCGTCCGATGAGCGTGCGGGGACATGGCTTTGGCCGCCGTTGCACAACCGTCACAGCCACATCAGCGCCGGCCGTCCACGCCAACCGCTTCATCTCTTCCAGGGATTCTTCGACATCGCCAGGGTCATCCGGCGGAAGTATCAACCGCACCAGAACGGCGGTTTCCGTCACCGGTGGATGCTCCAGTTCGATCAGTCTTTCGCGCTTTTCCTGCTCCATCCCATTATCTTTCAAATGAAACGCCAACACACTCACTATATCACGTACGGGACCATTGAATCTGCGTCCTCATACCCTTAGTCTATGCGCACGATCAAGACACCCTTGTTTGAAGGCTCAAGATGACGGGGAAAATGAAGATTATGACGAAGCAATTTCACTTGTGTATGGCGGGACGAGCAGGCATGGCCTTCATGGTGGCGTTGTGTGCATCGAGCGCGCACGCGGCGCCCGAACCCGCGGAGACCGAAACCACAGTTGCGCCCACGCCGCTCGAGGAGGTGTTTCCTTTGCCTGAAACAACGTACGACACCCAAGCATTCGCTGACAAGGTCCTGAAGAACGGCGGCAGAATCGACTTCGTGTTCGGCGACGAACGCCCGTTCGCGCAGTGCCACGCATCCACGCTGACCCAGCCCGCCCCGGGCGTGCTGCTCGGTGCGTGGTTCGGCGGCACCGAAGAAAAGGACCCCGACGTGGGCATCTGGTTCTCACGGTTCGCGGACGGCGTCTGGGCGCCGCCCCAGCGCCTGGCCAAGGTGAACGACACCGCACACTGGAATCCGGTCTTATTCACCGCCTCTGGAACCGGCACATTTCTCTTTTTCAAGGTGGGGCCCGAAATCCCGTATTGGCAGACCTACTGGATGAAAACAACCGACGCCGGAGTGACGTGGACAGCGCCCCAGGAACTCGTGCCTGGCGACAAGGGCGGTCGCGGCCCCGTGAAGAACAAGCCCATCATTCTCTCCGATGGCGCATGGCTGGCCCCCGCCTCGACCGAACTGGAGGGATGGAAGCCTTTCGCCGACCGCTCTGACGATGACGGCAAGACGTGGACCCGCACCGAAGACTTCGCCATCGACAACGTGAAGATCCCCGGTATAGGAGCCATCCAACCAACGCTCTGGGAATCATCCCCCGGAAACGTGCACGCCTTGTTGCGGACCGCAGCGGAAAAGGTCGGACGCGCCGACTCGGCCGATGGCGGGAGAACCTGGTCGCCTATGCGCCTCACCGGTCTCCCCAACAACAACAGCGGCATTGACGTTCTGAAACTCGAAGATAGCCGCCTTCTATTGCTCTACAACCCTATCGGAAAAAACTGGGGCCCACGCACCCCCCTCAACCTGGCAGTCTCGACCGACAATGGCGAGACGTGGACGGACCTTGTCAGCCTCGAAACCGGGGAAGGCGAATATTCCTACCCGGCCATAGTCCTCACGGCCGACGGCGCCGCTCTGTGCTACACTTGGCGCCGCGAACGCGTCCGCTGCTGGCAGATACCGTCCTCGGTGTTCGAATAGACAGACCGGCGGCGGCCTATCCGTGCCCCCAAACGAGATATCCGCCGACGGATAACCGGGGCACGGCGGGGTCCTGCCGGCCCCATAAGTCCGTCTTGAAATAGAAAACCACGCCCGCGGAACTCGCATATCCGTGGGCGTGGCCGCTGTTCGTTGTATAGCCGGGCGGATTACCGCTTCGAGAACTGGAAGCGTTTGCGCGCGCCGGGCTGTCCGTACTTCTTGCGCTCGACCTCGCGGGCGTCGCGGGTCAGTAAGCCATACTTACGCAGCGCAGGACGGTACTTCTCATCCAGCTCGACCAGCGCGCGGGCAATGCCCAGGCGGAGCGCGCCTGCCTGTCCCATCAACCCGCCGCCGCTGCAGCGGGCGCGGATGTCAAACCGGTCCACGGTATCCGTCACATCGAACGGTTGTTTCGCAAGCATCACCAGCACCTCGCGAGCGAGGTACTCGTCCAAAGGCCGCCCGTTTACGATCACCTGGCCCGTTCCGGGTCTCAGGCGCACGCGCGCGGATGCATTCTTCCGCCGCCCGATGGCTACCACTTCATTGGTCTTTGCGTCGACTGCCACTTGGGGTTCCTCTCTTCGATACTCTGCTTCGGTTCAGCTAGAACGTGTACGTTTCGGGGTTTTGCGCTTCATGCGGATGCTCGCCACCCGCAT from Candidatus Hydrogenedentota bacterium includes the following:
- a CDS encoding exo-alpha-sialidase, with the translated sequence MTKQFHLCMAGRAGMAFMVALCASSAHAAPEPAETETTVAPTPLEEVFPLPETTYDTQAFADKVLKNGGRIDFVFGDERPFAQCHASTLTQPAPGVLLGAWFGGTEEKDPDVGIWFSRFADGVWAPPQRLAKVNDTAHWNPVLFTASGTGTFLFFKVGPEIPYWQTYWMKTTDAGVTWTAPQELVPGDKGGRGPVKNKPIILSDGAWLAPASTELEGWKPFADRSDDDGKTWTRTEDFAIDNVKIPGIGAIQPTLWESSPGNVHALLRTAAEKVGRADSADGGRTWSPMRLTGLPNNNSGIDVLKLEDSRLLLLYNPIGKNWGPRTPLNLAVSTDNGETWTDLVSLETGEGEYSYPAIVLTADGAALCYTWRRERVRCWQIPSSVFE
- the rpsI gene encoding 30S ribosomal protein S9, which produces MAVDAKTNEVVAIGRRKNASARVRLRPGTGQVIVNGRPLDEYLAREVLVMLAKQPFDVTDTVDRFDIRARCSGGGLMGQAGALRLGIARALVELDEKYRPALRKYGLLTRDAREVERKKYGQPGARKRFQFSKR
- a CDS encoding NUDIX hydrolase; amino-acid sequence: MTENGGLPPVPRIRAAAILRKGDSVLLVQHQKEGQTYWLLPGGGVNFGESLAEALQREVREETGLDISVGDIALVNDSLSPDKRCHIVNICFWGEVRGGILTKGSDPRLCQARFVPIRDISGFSMLPDLRGPLSRLLSSPGISGPTYLGNLWRDLP
- the hflX gene encoding GTPase HflX; amino-acid sequence: MEQEKRERLIELEHPPVTETAVLVRLILPPDDPGDVEESLEEMKRLAWTAGADVAVTVVQRRPKPCPRTLIGRGKLDVLKAACEEHEAGLAIFDCNLAPSQCANIGDALGIKVVDRTQLILDIFALRAQSNEGKHQVELAQLEYLLPRLTGRGSAMMRQQGGIGVRGPGEQKLEVDRRVVRERIRRFKAELEGTRNRRRIQRKRRIEGGIGTVALVGYTNAGKSSLLNALTRAGAFVEDKLFATLDTTTRRRALPSGREVTFTDTVGFIRNLPHSLVAAFRATLEEVNEADVLLMIVDASHSAAEEHMKAVRGVLDEIEVGEKPSVLVLNKMDIATPTQAHELEARFGRGVRVSAKTGAGIEDLLRAIDANLTPQLCRVQLRIPQHKGGIVARVHDAGKVLRQEYEDNVVVLDAEIDPVLRRQVAEYIV